The genome window ACGGTCTCGGTGAAATGGTGGATGCCGTGATCGAAAAATCGCCGGACGTTTCGTTTCGCGCCAACGCCAAAGTGCGGGAAGTGGTGAAGCATGAAGCGGGCTGGCAGGTTGTTTTAGAAGACGGGGAAACGCTGGCGGCGGATGGCGTCATCTTCGCCACCCCGGCCCGGTTGGCGGCGGAATTATTACAACCCATCGCGCCTAAAGTCTCGGAGTTATTAAAAGAGATCAAATACGTTTCCACGGCGACCGCGACCCTGGCTTATCGTAAAGAAGGATTTTCGCATCCCCTGAACGGATTCGGGTTTGTTGTCCCACGGACGGAAGGGCGGAAGATTCTCGCCTGCACGTGGACCTCGTCCAAATTCCCCCACCGCACGCCGGAAGGTTACGTGATGCTCCGCTGTTACGTGGGCGGGGCGAAGAATGAAAGCTTGGCGGAACAGGACGAAGCCGCCATCGCGGCGATGGTTAAAAAAGAGCTGGCGGACCTCATGGGAATCCACCAGGAGCCGGAAATCTGCAAGGTTTTTCACAATAAAAAATCCAATGTGCAATATCGGGTCGGTCATGCCGCGTTGATCGATTCGGTTGAGAAGGCGTTGAGTGCCTTTCCCGGATTGTTTCTCACCGGTAGCGCTTATACGGGAATCGGCATTCCAGATTGCATTCAAAACGGGTCCCGGGCGGCGGAGGCGGTGATTAATTGGTTCACGGATAAATCTCAGGCGGCGGGTTAGCATCTTAGTCAGAGAATCGTCTTGTAAAATAAGGGACAGGCGATTGCAAAAGCCAAAAAATATCAATTTTTAATGGTCCCCCAAAAGGAGTTTCCCATGAAATGGGCTTCAGCCATATCAACTCAGGACACTATAGAAGCCTGCATCGAAGAGGCCACTCAGAGTATAAAAACCCAATTGGCAGGGAAACCGGCGGATCTGACCGTTGTGTTTGTCTCCCCGCATTTCGCAGACCATTATAATGAAATTCCTCCGATGATCCGCGAGCGGATGGAACCCGGATTGTTTTTCGGGTGCTCCGGCGGCGGCATCATTGGTGCCGGTCAGGAAGTCGAACAGCAACCCGCGTTCAGCATCACCGCCGCGCATTTGCCGGGGGTGCAAGTTCAGCCGGTACGAACCGGAACGATGGAACTGCCGGACCAGGACACAGGGCCGGGAGTGTGGCGGGATTGGCTGGGGGTCAAGGCCGAGACGCAACCGCATTTCATATTTCTTGCCGACCCGTTTTCGTTTCGTGGCGAGGAGTTTCTTGCCGGGATGGACTTTGCGTATCCCAACAGCAAAAAAATCGGCGGGTTGGCCAGTGGCGCTCACACGCAAGGTGGAAACGCCCTTTACC of Nitrospinota bacterium contains these proteins:
- the hemG gene encoding protoporphyrinogen oxidase, translated to MKKIIIIGGGIAGLAAAYRLQEEISAGVDLECVVLEAADRFGGKIATERSDGFVIERGPDSFISQKPAAIELCKKLGLGDRLVGTNKDQTKTYVYTGKKLVTMPDGLSLMIPTQFLPFAFTPLFSIPGKIRMGLDLLIPKKRGTADESLASFVRRRMGEEALQKMAEPMLAGIYASDPETMSIQSTFPMFVQTEQKYRSLILGMLARKRQMLMHKPNGNNKSFSLFMTLKNGLGEMVDAVIEKSPDVSFRANAKVREVVKHEAGWQVVLEDGETLAADGVIFATPARLAAELLQPIAPKVSELLKEIKYVSTATATLAYRKEGFSHPLNGFGFVVPRTEGRKILACTWTSSKFPHRTPEGYVMLRCYVGGAKNESLAEQDEAAIAAMVKKELADLMGIHQEPEICKVFHNKKSNVQYRVGHAALIDSVEKALSAFPGLFLTGSAYTGIGIPDCIQNGSRAAEAVINWFTDKSQAAG